In Halanaeroarchaeum sp. HSR-CO, one DNA window encodes the following:
- a CDS encoding universal stress protein: MFDDILVPTDGSENAERALEHATLLASAYDATVHGLYVLNVTYAADFEGGVDSESVMTALEQEGETALETVEDHCGTQEVAVTTALLEGRPAHRISSYADEHDVDLVVMGTHGRSGVSRLLLGSVTESVIRQSQRPVLTVPTDAPPIEDRYSDLLVATDGSDDAIHATETAVDIATQFDATIHGLYVVDVAFTRNQLVEESLTRSGERALADLEETVEGTGLATVTEVCPGSPHEEIGAYATNHDIDLIVLGSHGKGAFERTFLGSVSERSIRTADRPILVTRRPVESE; encoded by the coding sequence ATGTTCGATGACATTCTAGTCCCGACTGATGGGAGCGAGAACGCCGAACGGGCACTCGAACACGCGACGTTACTTGCCAGCGCGTACGACGCGACCGTTCACGGACTGTACGTCTTGAACGTAACGTACGCCGCGGATTTCGAAGGCGGGGTGGATAGCGAATCCGTCATGACGGCTTTAGAACAGGAGGGCGAAACGGCGCTCGAAACCGTCGAGGACCACTGCGGGACGCAGGAAGTCGCTGTCACGACTGCACTACTCGAAGGGCGACCTGCCCATCGAATATCGTCCTATGCAGACGAACACGACGTCGACTTGGTGGTCATGGGAACCCACGGCCGAAGTGGAGTTTCGCGTCTCCTGCTTGGTAGCGTGACCGAATCGGTGATCAGGCAATCACAGCGGCCGGTACTCACCGTCCCTACAGACGCACCCCCGATCGAGGACCGGTATTCGGATCTCCTGGTCGCCACGGACGGTAGTGACGACGCGATTCACGCGACCGAGACGGCCGTCGATATCGCGACGCAGTTCGACGCGACGATCCACGGCCTCTACGTCGTCGATGTTGCGTTCACTCGCAATCAGCTCGTCGAGGAGTCGCTCACCCGATCGGGAGAACGGGCACTCGCGGACCTCGAAGAGACGGTCGAAGGGACTGGACTCGCAACCGTCACCGAGGTCTGTCCAGGCAGTCCCCACGAAGAGATCGGCGCGTACGCGACGAATCACGACATCGATCTCATCGTCCTCGGATCACACGGCAAGGGGGCGTTCGAACGCACCTTCCTCGGAAGTGTCT